One part of the Athene noctua chromosome Z, bAthNoc1.hap1.1, whole genome shotgun sequence genome encodes these proteins:
- the CREB3 gene encoding cyclic AMP-responsive element-binding protein 3, whose amino-acid sequence MSHLEELSALVDEDLLDFILKDGAPFPEIPGEENNLLEGSGLLDPGLLDKDTEDMINSMLRHLKDEPSTLQDCLPIDSDSGLSEDQHLSQSSSSNFASSHNVQVDHSYSCHLDKPMLECMRSDMTEDSSSDLRAWMGLENPSRTLGQSSSFPTVIAGDAEHQLVPGATVQFEFPELFLTEEERQFLENEGLSLPACLSLGKAEDHLLKDMCQKIQNKQPAQSHRKKSNMNGLENRMAAQNQELEKKVQLLQEQNRLLLRQLQKLQALVRQSAKRTTTVKTMVVILSLYLLLSHNISALESTEQQLDPRVLPQENHEFPNQVVAVVQEDAVMEELTPAPEDPSMSGVLSQLWEVLQSQSNTDPTSFFNSISSCDLPAAAGSELGTPQPDEQCPDTYILQVPVEWTIKEQEEVEHAVPVVIGQQHADEINTTTSCFLG is encoded by the exons ATGTCGCACCTAGAGGAACTGTCTGCCCTGGTAGATGAGGACCTTCTTGACTTCATCCTGAAGGATGGTGCTCCTTTCCCTGAAATCCCAGGGGAGGAGAACAATCTGTTGGAAGGCTCTGGCCTGCTAGACCCTGGG CTCCTGGACAAGGACACTGAGGATATGATCAACTCCATGCTGAGACACTTAAAAGATGAACCAAGCACACTACAGGATTGTTTGCCTATTGACAGTGACAGCGGCCTTTCTGAGGATCAGCATCTGTCCCAAAGCTCTAGCAGCAATTTTGCCAGCAGCCACAACGTGCAGGTTGATCACAGCTATTCCTGCCATCTGGATAAGCCTATGCTGGAATGCATGAGGTCTGACATGACAGAAGATAGTTCCAGTGACCTCA GGGCATGGATGGGTTTGGAAAATCCAAGCAGGACACTAGGACAGAGCTCCAGTTTCCCAACTGTTATTGCTGGGGATGCCGAACACCAGCTTGTGCCTGGAGCCACTGTGCAG TTTGAGTTCCCAGAACTGTTCCTGACAGAGGAGGAGAGACAGTTCCTGGAGAATGAAGGTCTTTCATTACCAGCCTGTCTGTCACTGGGCAAA GCTGAAGACCATCTTCTGAAGGACATGTGTCAGAAGATCCAGAACAAGCAGCCAGCCCAGAgtcacaggaagaaaagcaacatgAATGGCTTGGAAAACAG GATGGCAGCTCAAAACCAAGAGCTGGAGAAGAAGgtacagctgctgcaggagcaaaACAG GTTACTGCTCAGGCAGTTGCAGAAACTTCAGGCCTTGGTGAGACAGTCTGCCAAGAGAACTACCACGGTGAAAACCATG gtcGTAATTCTGTCCCTCTATCTGCTTCTCTCCCACAACATCTCTGCATTGGAGAGCACCGAGCAACAGCTGGACCCGAGGG TGCTGCCACAGGAGAACCATGAGTTCCCAAACCAGGTGGTGGCTGTTGTACAGGAGGACGCTGTGATGGAGGAGTTGACCCCAGCACCTGAGGACCCCTCGATGTCAGGAGTCCTCAGTCAGTTATGGGAAGTGTTGCAGAGTCAATCCAACACTGATCCCACATCTTTTTTCAATAGCATCTCATCCTGTGACCTTCCTGCAGCAGCGGGCTCCGAGCTGGGCACTCCCCAGCCTGATGAGCAGTGCCCAGATACTTATATTTTGCAGGtgccagtggagtggaccatcaaggagcaggaggaggtggaaCATGCTGTCCCAGTTGTCATCGGGCAGCAGCATGCTGATGAGATTAACACCACCACCTCCTGCTTCTTGGGGTGA